The DNA segment GTTGGTTAAAATTTCTGATACGAAAACCAAAATATGTAGATCTTTCGTTAtttccgaaaatttctataaaatctgcaaacaGTATATAGAAATTCGACTACAGATTAGAGATccgcaaataaataaattttttcttaattatcaaagaggtaaatgtacgaaacaggtggtaggattaaacaaaataggcggtgttcctaaacaaatatttaaagccgaatatttaaagttacCAGATCCCAAAATGTACACAGGTCACTGTTTAAGACGAATTTCTGCCACTATTTTGGTAGATGCCGGTGGTGATTTAAGTAATGGCTCTTAAATGACATGGCGGATGGAAGTCGATGAGGCAATAAATAATAAGACGTCAAcagccaatagaattataaattcaattgaaagtaatttacaCACCTTTACATACACTGAAAATACCAATTTTCAAAAAGAACACACCCTACAGTTTACGTCATCTCAACATTCACCACGTATTATTGAACAACCGCCAAACTCGGATAAGGGTATAGTTATAattaattgccaaaattttacaattaattattataaataaatgtttaatttaaattgttcccgaattttgataaataaataaaagttacctgttatactttttatttttataaatgaaaataatcgtagaaaaagtatagtacaCAACTTGAGTTGTAAGCTTATTACAGCAGTAATATGCAGTTTATATAACAAAGCCTCAAGCTGAAACTCATAAAATGGATATTCGTTAAACTGTTTGTAACAAAAATTGTATATTGTATGCGATATTTTATTTCGctataaaatatatgttttttataaaaattttattatgtgATAATAATCAGTTTTTTCATATATTATTTCGAAGTCTGCAGATGGTATTAAATATGAATAGCCCttactttcatttttaaaatattcaaagtGTTAAACAAATTTGGCAGTTCCGTAATTAAAATAGTCTTTTGACCATTTTTGATAAAGTAATATTGCTACTTGATGGAAATAACTGGTACCTGGTACCTATATAGAATTAATTAGTTTTCCTGCTAATACTGATGTATGTATTGCaaaaaattagataaataaacataaaattattgtcttaaataaattattgtaatatatCAGTTACTATTCTCGAATACTAAAAATATCCATAAATTTATGTGTCTAGAAAAAACTGGCATAACTACTTAATTGTAGAAAAAAAGTTTTACTTTAAGTTTATCGGTTTAAACTGAAGATCATCAAAACTACTCGTATCTAATTTCTGTGTACTATACAGGATTGAAATCAATCGATCGAGCCGCTCCACTTGCtgttaatatgtatgtatttttaaaCTAAAACCAGTTTCAAACTTTTTGTGTGCGTTTTTGACTTGTTTGGTTATCAGCTATGTTAGAACCCCAAAGatgtttgtattatattttattacatatatttttataagatatttgtatttaggaaattgttaataataaaaagaatgcACGATTACTATAACCGTAAGTTATGGTTCCAAAAATTGATGTTTCCGAACGATTAGTCACAAGTTATTAAaacttaattattaaaattattaaaaatagataaCGAGTATTAAAAGCACATGAAAAAACACAAAATGAGATAACAACCCGTATGAAACgcaaaaataaatggaaattttcggagaaaccaTCATAAGTAGCACCAAAGTAGGAGATGTCAGAACTTAAGAAACAAGGCTCAATTCGACATTTTCTAAATATAGCATGAGATACAGAACAAATCGTTAAAACTGAAATCCATGGAATAAAAAAGAACCACAAAAGAGAAAATATGTACCTTCGGTAGTTAGATTCATTTAAACAGTAGTTGCAAAATAGATAACTTTTGTTTTGGAAATGCCAATAATATGAAAAACGATTTAACCTTGTTTAAAAATAGTTATAGCTGACGAgactttatatatataatatatatatatatatatatatatatatatatatatatatatatatatatatatatatatatatgtttattcaTATTTCTTGATTAATTCTAAAAACTCAATCCTACCTTGAGCTGGAGCGTATATATTCAAGTAGAGGCAGTCCTCGCTTTGCTCCTTTAAATAGGGTAACAGCCTTTTCAAGTATTCCAATCGACCCTTAGGCATCCTCCTTAAAGCAGCCGTCTCGTTTGAAATATCTGGCAATCTCTGTGGGCATACCGGACTAAATCTATCCGCAAGCTTTACACCTTGCCACAATGCACCTGTCACCGGGGGCATAAACCTCAAACTGCCCAACGGAGGGCTTGCGTACGGAATCCCGCGGAACACCTCAACAGGTTCAAGGTATTTAGAATCCAAGGAAAATATTACACCACTCACGTCACCGTATTTAGTTCTGACTGTTCGCGAAGTTAATTGAGGTTTAGAATCTAGGATCATATCACTTTTAGATGGATAGGTAAAtagcagaaataaaaaagaaaaaaacagaaattgcCTAATGGTATTACGCATTATTGTCACCTTACATAACTAGGAtcatattaattatttaaatcacTACTATGTGAAGAAATAACcgcttttacaatttttttatagttttacccagtaaaattagtaaatataaacattttaaaccgGTATGAACATATTCACACACATTCTTTATCGTCTATTCACACTTTATGTTCTTGATAACAATATATCCACAATTTTCACTAAGAATCACATACGCGAATTTTCGAATTGTTCTGAGGTCACGACAAAAGGATATACCGTTTCGAGTTCCTAAAATCCGACTGACAGAAAGGTCCTTTCGATATAATTCTGCGC comes from the Diabrotica undecimpunctata isolate CICGRU unplaced genomic scaffold, icDiaUnde3 ctg00003017.1, whole genome shotgun sequence genome and includes:
- the LOC140432143 gene encoding neuroligin-4, Y-linked-like; this translates as MILDSKPQLTSRTVRTKYGDVSGVIFSLDSKYLEPVEVFRGIPYASPPLGSLRFMPPVTGALWQGVKLADRFSPVCPQRLPDISNETAALRRMPKGRLEYLKRLLPYLKEQSEDCLYLNIYAPAQ